The following is a genomic window from Phaseolus vulgaris cultivar G19833 chromosome 6, P. vulgaris v2.0, whole genome shotgun sequence.
cacacacttctaattttcagcaaggtcgtgaatcttggtcatcctctcaaatatggcttcaacacagacgtcttggtcatcctccatttagtaccctaaagtccttatttcctgttttatttacaaaagtgtctgctgagtcatttcattgtgatgtttgtcagtttgctaaacaccatcggacaacttttcctcccaatggtaataaaagttctaaaccttttgatcttattcattcagatgtatggggggaccttcacctattcctaatatctcgggtgcaaaatggtttgtttcatttattgatgattgtactcgagttacttggatattcctcatgaaagataagtctgaagtttttcacttgtttgtaaagttttacagaatgattcaaacacaatttgaaagtccaattaagagattgcgttatgataatggaagagaatatgtgaaccaaaacctttccaagttccttgaggaaaatggagttgttcatgaattaacctgtgtggacactcctcaacaaaatggggttgctgaaaggaaaaatcgtcatctccttgaggttactcgagctttacttttccaaacatctgttcctagatcttactggggggaagcagtcctgactgccacttatttgattaatagattaccctctcgggttttagagggtgttactcctattcaggttttgaccacattctatccttctattcccatgttgaatagtcttcagaatcgtgtctttggttgtcctgcttttgtccatgttcatagtccttatcggggtaagttagatcctcgtgccatcaaatgtgtcttcatcggttatgcccccaacaaaaaggggtacaaatgttatcatcctcaaagtcgtaaagtgtatatttccaaaaatgtcaccttccatgaaacagagtctttctttcctagttctcagcttcagggggagagtattcaagaagctgaggaccttgagttgccaccttttcctttgttgcaggatttcgttcttagggaggatgacaaagaccctgcaccaacatcattaccagagaagaataatgaagacaaatattttggaaaacaatatcagcgaaggcaacaagaacccgtcctgGTCAAACAGCATCTTTTTGGCACACTCgatcggtataaagcaaggttggttgcaaaagggtacactcaaacctatgagatcgattatgaggagacttttgctccagtggcaaaaatgaataccgtcaggattattctctccctggcagcacactttggttgggcaatgcatcaatttgatgttaaaaatgccttcttgcatggaagcttggaggaagaagtatacatggagattccacctggttatggtattgttaatgaagggaataaggcgtgcagacttaagaaggccctatatggtcttaaacaatcacctcgtgcttggtttggaaggtttactcaagctatggtatctttggggtactgacaaagccaaggtgaccatactctgtttataaaacattctcagaatggtaaactcactctacttttggtctatgtagatgatatgattattacaggtgatgatgagattgaaaaacaaaatttgagggagagactagctgctcaatttgaaatgaaggatcttgggaagctgaagtacttccttgggatagaggttgcttactcgagacagggcatctttatttctcaaaggaaatacatccttgatcttctcaaagagattggtaagttgggttgtaagcccactggagtgccaatagagcaaaatcataggattgggaatgatgaggaaaacccaaaagtggagaagacacaatatcaaagacttgtgggaaaactcatttatctttcacacactaggccagatatagcctatgcagttagtgtggttagtcaatttatgcatgatccaagagaaagacacttgcaggcagtagataaaattattcagtacttaaaagcctctccaggaaaaggattgctattcaaaaagggggaaaacttatccatgaaagtatatactgatgctgactatgcaggatcgattgttgataggagatccaccacagggtactgcatgttcttgggtggaaatctggtgacatggaggagcaagaagcaaaatgtagttgcaagatcaagtgcagaggcagaatttagagccatggctcaaggggtgtgtgaactcttatggatgaagattatacttgatgacctaaaaataaaatatgaagctcctatgggtctggcatgtgataataagtccgctatcagtattgcacacaatccggttcaacatgatcgaacaaagcacgtagagatagaccgacactttattaaagagaagttggatgatggtcttatagccactgagtacatcccttcaagactccaattggcagatatgtttactaagggactttccacaaaacaattcgaagatcttacttgcaagttgggaatgatagatatacattcaccaacttgagggggagtgttgcataatcaggagaattatgttataattaagtgcagattccattttatatttattaggacagatttggtagtgatttgattttatttgatttgtacagctttaaacactcattatttctggctttcattgtctattatttctttctttaattaggttgtaaaacagtctataaatagagactgtaatcacatttgtaagatatctcagaaatatatttcatctatttctttccactaGATTACTACAATGAATTCTTcttataaaatgaataaattttcaaaagttGAGTAATGTTATTTCCACAATCTCACTTCAGAACATTGTTTTCAACATCTTCCATTACATCACTCAACTTGTTCCACACTGCCCTCCTTACCGTACAAAAAGTGACACGATAATGTTAAGAGGAAAGGAATAACATCACTCTTTCTAATAAGGTTCACAGCCTTTTCAATATAATTCTAAAATCTAAACAGTAAGCAAGTCTTTACTTAAATTTTCTAAATGTTCAAGGTAACACAGAAATTACAGCTAGATATGAATAGTAAGTGACAAATGCTGAAACCTTTTGCAAagcaaaatcattaaatatcaaGAAACACAAGTAATATCACACCTTATAAATGGTCAGGGTCGGACTCCAGTGTTCTTTTAGAATGTCAAGGCATATACTTCCATTACTGTTGATGTTTGGGTGGAATACCTTAGTCCTAGATGCAACCAGCAGTACTTAAAAGATGCTAAATTCAACATCTCTAAACTATTACACTTGACAGATGTTCAAGATATTAACAAACTTAACTAGCAGCCAGCATGGGTGCTTAGATTATCGGTCACCATATCaagaagaaaagaacaagaaaattcTTAACATCAGAAAAATCAAGGGAGTGGTTCTCATCAATAACGTCCAACAACTTAATTTTGCTACTACCAATGCTTTCCAACACCATTTTGTACTAAATGTGCAAGAAAATGAAAGGTAATATAATTTGCATCATCAGAGGTActgcagaaaaacaaaaaaaaaaaacaacagaaAGAAAAATAGGTAATGGAATGAGAGCAATATTCCCCAAAATCAGAGTAAAGTTCCCTTGCCTCcaatttttatttccaaaatttgATATCATCCCCTCACAAACGATTCCCCAATCCCAACATAAAAGAACCTCTAACCAACTCTTCCCTAATAGATAATATTAGGCCCCATACTATTTTTTGGCCTTCGATGTCATGTCTTCAAATAACTACTTTAATATTTGGCCCCATAATATTTGGACTTGTAAAATAACTACTTTAAAAGTCATACCAAGGGTGACGATTTCTTCTGATTAGTTGATAGAGTAAAAACTTATAAACTAACAATGCACGCTTTTTAAAGTAGAATGATGAAATAAAAGCttatatactaataataataaaacatagaagaaataaaaaaacgCAACAAAAATTTCAGAATGAGACACCATTCCTCACTTAGTTTTCACACTCTGATCTTGTCATGCaaaatacatttatataattaaaacttataaataaaaataaaaaattaattcaaatagTACAACAAAGTGGGATGATGCAGACTTATTTCCAAGCAATATGAACATACATCGAACAAATCTCAACATGTTTACAACATCAGATGAACATTTATAGAAGGAATACTTCAACTACGGGATCTAACAAATTTAGACAACATCAAATTCTCAAATTAACACAAGAAAAATATCACAATAACTATCTTCGTAAACCAATAACTTCAATATTAGGAAACCCTGAAGGCTCATGTAAACTCCTACTcaaaggttttaaaaaaaatccccAACCAAGATTTAGAGTCACCATCTTAGTGGGCTTCAAGCTCATTCCCATCAAAGAATAATAGCCTATTACTTCAACAAGGTCCAAACGCACACACTAGAAACCCTCAAAATTATAATACTTTATGGAATGTTCCATTAAATTTAGTATTTCTGCATATTCCCTAAAATCAGAGTCATCCACATTTGTCCATCAGACTCAAATTCACTTCTACCCCCAAATCATCCTCAAGCCATTTTGGACAACAAATTCTTAAAAATCACTTACAATATCAGTATAACCACATCTGGCtaagtaaaataaaaagtagACGCAAGAACCATACCATACAAAAGCAAACAACGATTtaggttttgttttgtttaatcAGTCCAGTAACACGagtgtaaaaaaaaagtaacaaaacACCAGAATCAAAATACGAATGGTTCCAAAAAGGTAGATCATGCCTGCAGAGACAACAACATGAAGGGTTGGATAATTGAAAGTGGACTCGAAGCTTTAAAATCATAGTTTATGATGAAAGAGAAAAGAGTTGTCACCTGCACTGCAGGACGTATGAGGATCCTTCTGCAAATTCTTTTAGCTCCTTGACTATGCATTTCGATGGCACAACCGAAACTTGGAAATGGAAAGACCCAAAACAAGAGATAGGGTTCAAATTCAAAGGGTATTCATTGATTGTGCaagaaatgaaagagaaaatgaagagaCGGATACAGAGATATAGAGAAGGTGCCTTGGATTCTAAAAGGTTCCTGTGTTAGTTTTCTATGTTTGCATAGGACCAAAGTCCCACATCTGAAAGGTTTCATCCTTCTAACTccttagaaatatatatattaaaatatacattttagatatatttcaataaaaaaaaagttatttttatgtttttaacaactaccctaaatatttttttttcaacacatttttgttagtttataattttgatttttcctCTAATGATATGGAAGGTTAAGTGAAGAGAAAACTTATATTGagttttttaaatgttatttaattagaattaaagtttaattttagtgatatataaaaatagtttacatttatattacagagtaaaattttaattctaattagACAACATCAATAAAATTTTACTATTCCTTTAATAGAtttgtatatgtttttttttagttgGTATAAAGTATCAActcatttttaatataaatgttaTATCATGAGGTCTTGTTTTTCTTCCTGTGTGTCTCATTATGCTAGATCagttttgtttaatattttaaatttatattctcTCATTCCACATTAATATAgtgtaataaatttttaatgaaatctaaattttaaatttaggaTCTGAATAACATTCTTACATCCTTAGTGTCTTTAAAATAATGAGTTTCATACACATTAAATTTCATAGCTACTTTACTGAATTCTCTTCTCATGCATCCCTTGTATTCTGtttttttggttatttttttttgcattaatCATGTATTTGATAACTCATTTCCAAATCAATTTATTCTCATGTTTTTAGTGATGATAATAGGATTATGAGATAATCACTTAAAGCAATCCAACATTTTGTGGGTTAGGAAACTAAAATTGGTCTTGAGACTGATTAATTACACTATTAGTTTGAAGATCCTGAGTAAAAAGTTGGCTACCAAGATCTcatttttagttaattttttgttGCTCAAACATTATATATACTGTTGTAACTTgtagtgtaatttttttatttttaaaatagacaAATGGTGTacactttaatttaattagatataagaaaataaatctaATGTGTAAAATAAGATTTCAcaaataagttttaaatattataatatataatctattcttatatataaaaaggatTTCTTACTATAACCGTATAACtggttttttttatacaaatttctttcaattctactcttatttaatatatctcattttatgcGTAAACTAACTTTTAAGGTGACAACACGAAGAAAGAGAGAGCATCATCTCACACGTTTTTACACCAAATCTcacatattaaataaaataatcttcATTTTCAATCACTCTCTTCACTCAAAAACcattattcttttgtatttacCATCAAGTGAATCCTAACTTTTAACGTTAACATCATTATACTCTCTAATCCCAAAACTATCaatggaagaagagaaagaacttgaagaagaagaagaagaagagagactCACATCggagaagaaaaaagaagttgtttaatcaatttatcatttttcttttacatattattattatcatcgtAAAAgttgagtaaaaaaaaaaatatagagagGGTTTGTTGCCTGTATTTCCATTAATACtatataaaacttaaatatataatatatagaaatatattttaaatattttaatatataataattttagtatataattttttaatatttaaaataaaataaaaataataaaaaattggataaatttaatttactattataactttattttatatataattaaagaaaattatattttagtatttaaaataaatataaaaataattgaaaattagATAAATCTTAGtgttaaaattaatgttttattatagatatttttttaattacataaaaaattataataataaattaaattcatctaattttttattatttttatttttattttaaatactaaaatttaaatttctttaattatatataaaataaagttgaaatagtaaattaaatttaactaattttctattattttaaatattataaaaatgtatattaaaattattatatattaaaatattcaaaacgtatttctatatatatgatatacatttttaaaattttatatattataatatttaaaacgtAATTGGGAAATACgattattttacatatacatttttaaaaaaatttaatatattaaaatatgttataatattaaatacgtatacgtaaaatattttttaatttttttttaaaatcgtATGACAATTTTGtcttataaaaacatatttgaattGACGATTTTACCATTtcgataataaaaaaaaattatccattttaaaaatttaaaataaaattacattagtttcagaaaagaaaaaacccATATACATGTTCACAATGAACAATGCAGAAGTTTATCTAGAATGAAAAAGCTTAAAGATGTTTGTGTCTCTAATGATTTGTGAATAAACTTGCTATTTTCTGAAACTCACAAATCTCTATCAATAAATTACTTGTCCTCAAGGATGTGATAAAATGTTGCTTAGCTAACCTTTTTTGTAGTTGCTTTCTTCAAATTGTTGCAGGCCTGCACCAAGATTGTACAGCCATCaacaaatataaattagttattataatagaaaattattaaatgaaaattaatttaaaaattaaaaattattattattatattgattaaattatatattattttaaaaaaattaaaaaattattggtatttaaattaatttatattattaataaataatttttaaattaatatataattagttattaaagtttcagatatcaaaattttaattatcaatattttaaagttttaattattaactttaaaactaaaaaaattgataataattagttttaattaaataccaatttaaaaattattaatatttaaaataatatttaatttaatcaatataataattaattattttttattactgatttctatttaatatacTAATTTGTTTGcttctaatattttaaattttgataggaaaaacattttttttgaatatttttttacaacattaactacttttttaaaaagtggtttttataattatgaacaaacacaaattagtttctatttttttaaagctTCAAACAAATAatcacaaaaatatatttttttattagaagatTAAAATAATCTGTGTGTCTATTTCACATCACTTCTTGTTCCTCCAAATAAAATGTGTCACATACCAtacaaaaaatcatttaacattGCTTCTATACAAACTTTCTGGAGACAGAAATTAGcacatcaaaatttaaaaagcaAACATAGCATTCTCTTAAACCATACCTCCTTGTTAACCACAAAAAATTATGCATCCAATTCCAAACAGAAACATACACATTTAGCTAACTAATGTTACCTGCCAGAAAAGAGTTTAACATCACATGAAGGTCTTCTTCCAAAATCCACATCCATCAAATTGATTTCATGACAACAAGCTACAAATGGCACATTGTTCATCTCTAAACTCCCAACCTTAAAACCAATGTGCCCTCCAGCATAAACATCAAACACCATTTCATTGGCTTTGATGTCTGCTTTCAAGTCTTCAGCAGCATAAGGGTTGACATCAGCATTGTTCACTGTCATAATCATGTCCAAATTGGTGTCATTCAAGGGCATCTGAGTGAAGGCATCAACTTTGTTCTTCCCCAACAAGATATTCTCGCTTGTGACATCAATAGAAAGTGGTCCATACAACAGCTGAAGTTTATCATTCTTGTTAGAGAACAATAGCTTTAGCCCTATAACTGCATCCATCTTTTGTGACCCTTCATCAACTTGAAAACCGGTTATGTTGAAGGCTCTCACGTAAACTAATGGCATTCCTGACTTGAGGAATGCCAAGTAGGTGATGCATGCAAAGAGAAAGGCTATGACGAGGAAGAACAGAAGAAGGCATGACCATGCACAACATACAAACCAATATGGGTGGTGACGTCCCTTGTCAAGGTGGTCAATGGAGGAATCATTGAGGGTGGAGCTTCTGTGGTGGTCAGAGGGCACAATGACGGCCACGTGCCCCTGGCTGCTCCGATCCTTCTCCAAGGCGGAGTTGCTCGGTGCTGCCTCCATCAACGTCACCACCACCCTCAATGGAAAGCAAACACACCCCTATGTCCAATGAACGTTACTTGGTTTCACATGATTAACCTAGATGGTGGGTTATTTGTATTATGGCTTTTTTTACTAAGTTATTGTCACCACAAAGGCACAAAGCTATTTGTGGTAAATCAAGGTTGGAGGATAAACAAATAGAGGTTCTCGGAGGATTGTATAGTTAAATATACttagttattataatagaaATGTAATGCAATTTTTTTAACCGATTAgggaagagaaagagagattatTGGACAAATACAATTGAGTAACAGAGAGTATGTTACACAGCAAAATGCCGTGTCAACAACCTTTAAATAGAAAATCAATGTTCATTGTTGTTAACATTAAAATAATCATACAAAGAAACTTTCCTTAAGCATATATTATGCAGATAATACCTTAGGCTGcgtcaaagttttttttttatcttaaacaTATATTATGCAGATACTAATCTTTTATCCATATTCTACCTACACAATTTCAATCATTAAAAGTACAAAATTATTATAGATGGTtcatttcaaaatacaaattaagCTCAGCATTGATTACAGTGGAAATGTAAAAAAACAGAGGAAAGGTGAAGAAGGGTAAATAGAAGTAGGAATGCTACATTATTATTACataagattttaattattttctgtcAAAAGTATTTTAATTCTTTAACTGATTCTTTTAGTATAGAATATATTTCTATAACAAAAAAGTCAGATTTGGTATAAAAAAATggtacaattttaacacatgaccAAATTTGCAGATGGGGCATTGCTTTGGGGGCGACACAATGATCTAGCAGCACAGTATAGTGACATGGTCACATGGTAACCTTTTTTTCACAAGGTTGGAATGCTggatattcaatttttcttagGAAAATGTTCTTGAATGAAGATCATTAATTG
Proteins encoded in this region:
- the LOC137833100 gene encoding uncharacterized protein At1g08160 is translated as MEAAPSNSALEKDRSSQGHVAVIVPSDHHRSSTLNDSSIDHLDKGRHHPYWFVCCAWSCLLLFFLVIAFLFACITYLAFLKSGMPLVYVRAFNITGFQVDEGSQKMDAVIGLKLLFSNKNDKLQLLYGPLSIDVTSENILLGKNKVDAFTQMPLNDTNLDMIMTVNNADVNPYAAEDLKADIKANEMVFDVYAGGHIGFKVGSLEMNNVPFVACCHEINLMDVDFGRRPSCDVKLFSGRPATI